Proteins from a genomic interval of Diaminobutyricimonas aerilata:
- a CDS encoding oxygenase MpaB family protein has translation MFSGEPDGSPPWVRELEAGDDAGFFGPGSAVWAVHGGTATLVAGIRALLMQTLHPGAMAGVHDWSRYREDPLGRLAGTVRWVITTTFADRAGALRASARVSRLHERVHGEYIAHDGASTDYSANDAELVEWVHCAFTESFLVCHEIWGGPIPGGSDAYVREWAAAGTAMGLPEPPTDRRGLERRLAHLGPRLRGDDRVREAIAFIRRPPLPAGTMLGYRVLFAGAVASLPPAHRRLLGLRRPWWPAVTATRLVLWLVERILGRPSTSELAARRRLARLDRERDASGTGGVSP, from the coding sequence ATGTTCTCGGGGGAGCCCGACGGCTCTCCGCCGTGGGTACGGGAACTCGAAGCCGGGGACGACGCCGGATTCTTCGGGCCGGGCTCAGCGGTCTGGGCGGTGCACGGCGGCACGGCGACCCTCGTCGCCGGCATCCGGGCCCTGCTCATGCAGACCCTGCATCCGGGGGCCATGGCGGGAGTGCACGACTGGTCGCGTTACCGCGAGGACCCTCTCGGCCGGCTCGCCGGCACCGTGCGGTGGGTCATCACGACGACCTTCGCCGACCGCGCCGGCGCGCTCCGCGCCTCCGCGAGGGTGAGCCGGCTGCACGAGCGGGTGCACGGGGAGTACATCGCGCACGACGGCGCGTCCACCGACTACTCGGCCAACGACGCCGAGCTCGTCGAGTGGGTGCACTGCGCGTTCACCGAGTCGTTCCTGGTCTGCCACGAGATCTGGGGCGGCCCGATCCCCGGCGGTTCCGACGCGTATGTGCGCGAGTGGGCGGCCGCGGGCACCGCGATGGGGCTGCCGGAACCGCCCACCGATCGGCGCGGTCTGGAACGACGGCTCGCCCACCTCGGCCCGCGCCTGCGCGGCGACGACCGGGTGCGCGAAGCCATCGCGTTCATCCGTCGACCGCCGCTGCCTGCCGGCACGATGCTCGGCTACCGCGTGCTGTTCGCGGGCGCGGTGGCGTCGCTTCCGCCGGCACACCGGCGGCTGCTCGGACTGCGCCGACCGTGGTGGCCGGCCGTCACGGCGACCCGACTCGTGCTGTGGCTCGTCGAGCGCATCCTCGGGCGCCCCTCGACGAGCGAACTCGCCGCGCGCCGTCGGCTGGCACGTCTCGACCGGGAGCGGGACGCGAGTGGCACAGGGGGAGTGTCGCCGTGA
- a CDS encoding DUF3097 domain-containing protein encodes MTYDRYGSDVLAAARARRKPTPRKVPAERDLVVEHAASGYTGAVVRVQKGVVELEDRHGAVRGFPLGTGFLIDGVGVELVPAVAAPAGRLRSASGSFAVTDAPARVARAGRILVEGRHDAELVEKVWGHDLRVEGVVVEYLEGVDLLEQTLAERRPGADARLGVLVDHLVPGSKESRIAEAVARGPYADHVLVVGHPYVDVWQSVRPQRLGLRAWPQIPRNIEWKRGICRALGWPAEDQADIARAWQRILSRVTTYADLEPALLGRVEQLIDFVTEPAPAG; translated from the coding sequence GTGACCTACGACCGCTACGGATCCGATGTGCTCGCCGCGGCCCGCGCCCGCCGGAAGCCGACCCCGCGCAAGGTGCCGGCGGAGCGGGACCTCGTCGTCGAGCACGCGGCGAGCGGGTACACGGGGGCGGTGGTGCGCGTGCAGAAGGGCGTCGTCGAGCTCGAGGACCGGCACGGTGCCGTGCGCGGCTTCCCCCTCGGTACGGGCTTCCTCATCGACGGGGTGGGGGTCGAGCTCGTGCCGGCCGTCGCGGCACCGGCGGGGAGGCTGCGCAGTGCGAGCGGCTCCTTCGCCGTGACGGACGCACCCGCCCGCGTCGCCCGTGCCGGACGCATCCTCGTCGAGGGTCGTCACGACGCCGAACTCGTCGAGAAGGTGTGGGGGCACGACCTGAGGGTGGAGGGCGTCGTCGTCGAGTACCTCGAGGGCGTCGACCTGCTCGAGCAGACCCTCGCCGAACGGCGTCCCGGTGCGGATGCCCGACTGGGCGTGCTCGTCGACCATCTCGTGCCCGGTTCGAAGGAGAGCCGGATCGCCGAGGCTGTCGCGCGCGGCCCCTACGCCGACCACGTGCTCGTGGTGGGCCACCCGTACGTCGACGTGTGGCAGTCGGTGCGCCCGCAGCGCCTCGGGCTGCGGGCGTGGCCGCAGATCCCGCGGAACATCGAATGGAAGCGGGGGATCTGCCGTGCTCTCGGCTGGCCCGCGGAGGACCAGGCCGACATCGCCCGCGCCTGGCAGCGCATCCTCTCGCGCGTGACCACCTACGCCGACCTCGAACCGGCGCTGCTCGGCCGGGTCGAGCAGCTCATCGACTTCGTCACCGAGCCCGCACCTGCGGGATGA
- a CDS encoding ATP-binding cassette domain-containing protein, translated as MIAPVGAEARGWGWTYAGRRAPVATGLDLRIEPGERVLLLGASGSGKSTLLHALAGVLGDDEGDQHGALFVGGGPPAAARGSVGLVLQDPDSQIVLSRVGDDVAFGCENLAVPREEIWRRVEQSLRDVGLTVPLDRATSALSGGQKQRLAIAGALAMHAGLLLLDEPTANLDPAGVLEVRDAVARAVGATGATLVVVEHRVAVWRDLVERVVVIDGGAVVADGAPDAVLDREGDRLARLGVWVPGRKPAPPTRARDPRSSGIELLTTEGLVVGRDRMPVASVDVPALRPGRMLGLSGANGSGKSTLALTLGGLLAPVAGEAIAGPLLADGAGPLPHRWRSRQLLTRIGSVFQHPEHQFLTGSVRAELEVGPRALRMQSGEIARRVEPLLERLRLSALAGANPFTLSGGEKRRLSVATALATAPRVLVLDEPTFGQDLRTWTELVALLAELLDEGRAVVSATHDAEFLDALADDRLVLA; from the coding sequence GTGATCGCCCCGGTCGGGGCGGAGGCGCGCGGCTGGGGCTGGACGTACGCCGGGCGCCGCGCCCCCGTCGCGACGGGGCTCGATCTGCGCATCGAGCCGGGGGAGCGTGTGCTGTTGCTCGGTGCATCCGGGTCCGGCAAGTCGACGCTCCTGCACGCCCTCGCGGGCGTGCTCGGCGACGACGAGGGTGACCAGCACGGCGCGCTGTTCGTCGGGGGCGGGCCGCCGGCCGCGGCGCGCGGGAGCGTCGGGCTCGTGCTGCAGGACCCCGACTCCCAGATCGTGCTGTCCCGAGTGGGCGATGACGTCGCCTTCGGGTGCGAGAACCTCGCCGTGCCGCGCGAGGAGATCTGGCGCCGGGTCGAGCAGAGCCTGCGCGACGTGGGGCTCACCGTGCCGCTCGATCGTGCGACGTCCGCCCTGTCGGGCGGTCAGAAGCAGCGGCTCGCGATCGCCGGGGCCCTCGCGATGCACGCCGGCCTGCTCCTGCTCGACGAACCGACCGCGAACCTCGATCCGGCGGGGGTGCTCGAGGTGCGCGACGCCGTCGCGCGCGCCGTGGGCGCCACGGGCGCGACGCTCGTGGTGGTCGAGCACCGCGTCGCGGTATGGCGCGACCTCGTCGAGCGGGTGGTCGTGATCGACGGCGGGGCGGTGGTCGCCGACGGCGCCCCCGATGCGGTGCTCGACCGCGAGGGCGACCGGCTCGCGCGACTGGGGGTCTGGGTGCCCGGTCGGAAGCCGGCCCCGCCGACCCGCGCGCGGGACCCGCGCTCCTCCGGCATCGAACTGCTCACGACCGAGGGACTCGTCGTCGGTCGCGACCGGATGCCCGTCGCGTCGGTCGACGTGCCGGCACTGCGACCCGGGCGGATGCTCGGACTCAGCGGAGCGAACGGGTCGGGAAAGTCGACCCTCGCCCTGACCCTCGGTGGACTGCTCGCCCCGGTGGCCGGCGAGGCGATCGCCGGGCCGCTCCTCGCCGACGGCGCCGGGCCGCTCCCGCACCGCTGGCGGTCCCGGCAGCTGCTCACCCGCATCGGATCGGTGTTCCAGCATCCCGAGCACCAGTTCCTGACCGGATCGGTGCGCGCCGAACTCGAGGTCGGGCCGCGAGCTCTGCGCATGCAATCCGGTGAGATCGCCCGCCGCGTCGAGCCGCTGCTCGAGCGGTTGCGGCTCTCGGCGCTCGCCGGGGCGAACCCCTTCACCCTCTCGGGAGGCGAGAAGCGCCGGCTGTCGGTCGCCACGGCGCTCGCGACGGCGCCGCGGGTGCTCGTGCTCGACGAACCCACCTTCGGGCAGGACCTGCGCACCTGGACCGAGCTCGTGGCCCTCCTCGCCGAGCTGCTCGACGAGGGCCGTGCCGTCGTCTCCGCCACGCACGACGCCGAGTTCCTGGATGCTCTCGCCGACGATCGGCTGGTGCTCGCGTGA
- a CDS encoding ATP-dependent DNA ligase, giving the protein MGKLLYGDSQVEIQFDDRALAHLQIVIGAKLRRRESFFLSWRDDPSVGDGRSSIWIDAAIPLYFKYFGGRLPDINREWLELLTQSAHSSHGLQLMDEPGNHNGHPPRSNA; this is encoded by the coding sequence GTGGGCAAGCTGCTGTACGGCGACTCGCAGGTCGAGATCCAATTCGACGATCGTGCGCTCGCTCATCTGCAGATCGTCATCGGCGCCAAGCTGCGCCGCCGCGAGAGCTTCTTCCTGAGCTGGCGCGACGACCCCAGCGTGGGCGACGGCCGCAGCTCCATCTGGATCGACGCCGCCATCCCGCTGTACTTCAAGTATTTCGGCGGACGGCTCCCCGACATCAACCGCGAGTGGCTCGAACTGCTCACGCAGTCGGCGCACTCCTCCCACGGCCTGCAGCTGATGGACGAGCCCGGCAACCACAACGGGCATCCGCCGCGCTCGAACGCCTGA
- a CDS encoding TerC family protein, which yields MDFFTSPDLWIAFLTLFVLELVLGVDNVVFISILAGKLPKEQQARARTVGLSLALVLRIALLFAASWIIGLTDPIFSIGDADALEFSGRDLILILGGAFLVYKAVMEIHERLEGSEGHGRGAKAASFGAVIVQILLLDVVFSLDSVITAVGMVDELYIMIAAVVLAIGIMLFTAGAISDFVNKHPTVKMLALAFLVLIGTTLIAEGFDVHIDKALIYGPIAFAIIVETLNLVYKSRQAKKRHETVEPVHLRAAYVPEDDSTTNGATK from the coding sequence ATGGACTTCTTCACAAGCCCTGACCTCTGGATCGCCTTCCTCACCCTGTTCGTCCTCGAGCTCGTGCTCGGCGTCGACAACGTCGTCTTCATCTCGATCCTCGCCGGCAAGCTGCCGAAGGAGCAGCAGGCGCGCGCCCGCACCGTCGGACTGTCGCTCGCCCTCGTGCTGCGCATCGCGCTGCTGTTCGCCGCCTCATGGATCATCGGGCTGACCGACCCGATCTTCTCGATCGGCGACGCGGACGCCCTCGAGTTCAGCGGACGCGATCTCATCCTGATCCTCGGCGGGGCGTTCCTGGTCTACAAGGCCGTCATGGAGATCCACGAGCGGCTGGAGGGCTCCGAAGGTCACGGGCGCGGGGCCAAGGCGGCGAGCTTCGGCGCCGTCATCGTGCAGATCCTGCTGCTCGACGTCGTGTTCTCGCTCGACTCGGTCATCACCGCGGTCGGGATGGTCGACGAGCTCTACATCATGATCGCGGCCGTCGTGCTCGCGATCGGCATCATGCTGTTCACGGCGGGCGCGATCAGCGACTTCGTCAACAAGCACCCGACGGTCAAGATGCTCGCCCTCGCCTTCCTCGTGCTCATCGGCACGACCCTCATCGCCGAGGGCTTCGACGTGCACATCGACAAGGCGCTCATCTACGGTCCGATCGCCTTCGCGATCATCGTCGAGACCCTCAACCTCGTCTACAAGTCGCGCCAGGCGAAGAAGCGCCACGAGACCGTGGAGCCGGTGCACCTGCGCGCGGCCTACGTGCCGGAGGACGACAGCACCACGAACGGAGCCACCAAGTGA
- a CDS encoding VIT1/CCC1 transporter family protein, protein MTPAPDARQVRRWRRYLADERAEAAVYRDLASRRDGEEREILLALAEAEGRHEAHWRTLLGDRVGYPLRGDLRTRVLGFLARRFGGVFVLALAQRAEARSPYAGDSDATDTMAADEVIHGEVIRGLADRGRSRLSGTFRAAVFGANDGLVSNLALVLGVGASGLPTSAVLLTGVAGLLAGALSMAAGEYVSVRSQRELLAASRPAPEAAAALPLLDIDENELALVYRARGMDEAQARRHADEVLAGGHGDAQPEHDDHEAIGSAPAAAASSFAFFASGAIVPVLPYLVGLSGVAAVAVASALVGLALLATGAIVGVLSGASPGKRALRQLAIGYGAAAVTYLLGLAFGTSLA, encoded by the coding sequence ATGACGCCCGCCCCCGATGCACGCCAGGTGCGGCGGTGGCGACGCTACCTCGCCGACGAACGCGCCGAGGCCGCCGTGTACCGCGACCTGGCGTCGCGCCGCGACGGTGAGGAGCGGGAGATCCTGTTGGCGCTCGCCGAGGCGGAGGGCCGTCACGAGGCGCACTGGCGCACGCTTCTCGGCGACCGCGTCGGATACCCCTTGCGCGGCGACCTCCGCACGCGCGTGCTCGGCTTCCTCGCCCGCCGGTTCGGCGGCGTCTTCGTGCTCGCTCTCGCGCAGCGCGCGGAGGCGCGGTCGCCGTACGCCGGCGACTCGGACGCGACCGACACGATGGCTGCCGACGAGGTCATCCACGGCGAGGTCATCCGCGGCCTCGCCGACCGCGGCCGCAGCCGGCTCTCCGGCACCTTCCGCGCCGCGGTGTTCGGCGCGAACGACGGTCTCGTGAGCAACCTCGCGCTCGTGCTCGGTGTCGGCGCGAGCGGACTGCCGACCTCGGCCGTCCTGCTGACGGGTGTCGCCGGTCTGCTCGCCGGCGCGCTCTCGATGGCGGCGGGGGAGTACGTGTCGGTGCGCTCGCAGCGCGAGCTGCTCGCGGCATCTCGCCCGGCGCCCGAGGCGGCCGCCGCCCTCCCTCTGCTCGACATCGACGAGAACGAGCTCGCCCTCGTCTACCGCGCCCGCGGTATGGACGAGGCGCAAGCCCGCCGGCACGCGGACGAGGTGCTCGCGGGCGGTCACGGCGACGCCCAGCCGGAGCACGACGACCACGAGGCCATCGGCAGCGCCCCGGCGGCCGCGGCGTCGAGTTTCGCGTTCTTCGCCTCCGGCGCGATCGTGCCGGTGCTGCCGTACCTCGTCGGGTTGAGCGGCGTCGCCGCGGTCGCGGTGGCCTCCGCGCTCGTCGGACTCGCGCTGCTCGCCACCGGCGCCATCGTCGGTGTGCTCTCCGGCGCCTCGCCGGGCAAACGCGCCCTGCGCCAGCTCGCGATCGGGTACGGGGCCGCGGCGGTCACCTACCTGCTCGGGCTCGCCTTCGGCACCTCGCTCGCCTGA
- the glgX gene encoding glycogen debranching protein GlgX: MITWPGNPYPLGATFDGNGTNFALFSEVAERVELCLFDADGTETRVELTEMDAYVWHAYLPEVQPGQLYGYRVYGPYEPERGIRCNPNKLLLDPYAKATAREIDWHPSLFSYDFDDPDSRNDEDSASHMMLGVVVNPFFDWAGDRSPDVPYSRSVIYEAHVKGLTQLHPGIPSEERGTYAGLSHPLVIEHLKKLGITTLELMPVHQFVQDNTLIEKGLRNYWGYNTIGFFAPHSSYAATDEPGQQVQEFKAMVRAMHAAGIEVILDVVYNHTAEGNHLGPTLSFKGIDNQAYYRQVDDDPQFYMDYTGTGNTLNVRHPHALQLIMDSLRYWVTEMHVDGFRFDLASTLAREFYDVDRLSSFFELVQQDPVVSQVKLIAEPWDVGPGGYQVGNFPPQWSEWNGKFRDTVRDFWRGEPATLGEFASRITGSADLYETSGRRPVASINFVTAHDGFTMADLVSYNEKHNEANGEGNNDGESHNRSYNLGVEGPTDDPRIVELRARQQRNFLTTLMISQGVPMILHGDELGRTQHGNNNSYAQDSEISWVHWDEADTPLIEFTSALVALRERHPTFRRRSFFHGRPVRRRVGEPLPDIVWLNTDGTPMEEEDWDTSYARSFGMYLNGDGIRGRGERGERIVDSSFLVYFNAHDDVVEAALPQDEYARAWEIVVDTAAKADPTERPAGSALELQAKSTVVLRAYRPPAPEPDPSPAASAALILGRIPQSNEPIPSKESR, translated from the coding sequence GTGATCACCTGGCCTGGAAACCCCTACCCGCTCGGAGCCACCTTCGACGGCAACGGCACCAACTTCGCCCTCTTCAGCGAGGTGGCGGAACGCGTCGAGCTCTGCCTCTTCGACGCAGACGGCACGGAGACCCGTGTGGAGCTCACCGAGATGGACGCGTACGTCTGGCACGCGTATCTGCCGGAGGTGCAGCCCGGACAGCTCTACGGATACCGCGTGTACGGGCCCTACGAACCCGAGCGCGGAATCCGCTGCAACCCGAACAAGCTGCTGCTCGACCCGTACGCGAAGGCGACCGCCCGCGAGATCGACTGGCACCCCTCGCTGTTCTCGTACGACTTCGACGACCCGGATTCCCGCAACGACGAGGACTCCGCGTCGCACATGATGCTCGGCGTCGTCGTGAACCCCTTCTTCGACTGGGCCGGCGACCGGTCCCCCGACGTGCCGTACAGCCGCAGCGTCATCTACGAGGCGCACGTGAAGGGCCTCACGCAGCTGCACCCCGGCATCCCTTCGGAGGAGCGCGGCACCTACGCCGGTCTCAGCCACCCGCTCGTCATCGAGCACCTCAAGAAGCTCGGCATCACGACGCTCGAGCTCATGCCGGTACACCAGTTCGTGCAGGACAACACCCTGATCGAGAAGGGGCTGCGCAACTATTGGGGCTACAACACCATCGGGTTCTTCGCCCCGCACAGCTCCTACGCCGCCACGGACGAACCGGGCCAGCAGGTGCAGGAGTTCAAGGCGATGGTGCGCGCCATGCACGCGGCCGGCATCGAGGTCATCCTCGACGTGGTCTACAACCACACCGCCGAGGGCAACCACCTCGGGCCGACGCTGTCGTTCAAGGGCATCGACAACCAGGCGTACTACCGCCAGGTCGACGACGACCCGCAGTTCTACATGGACTACACCGGCACCGGGAACACGCTCAACGTGCGTCACCCGCACGCGCTGCAGCTCATCATGGACTCGCTGCGGTACTGGGTCACCGAGATGCACGTCGACGGTTTCCGCTTCGATCTCGCCTCGACCCTCGCCCGCGAGTTCTACGACGTCGACCGTCTCTCGAGCTTCTTCGAGCTCGTGCAGCAGGATCCGGTGGTGTCGCAGGTCAAGCTCATCGCCGAACCCTGGGACGTCGGACCCGGCGGATATCAGGTCGGCAACTTCCCGCCCCAGTGGTCGGAGTGGAACGGCAAGTTCCGCGACACCGTCCGCGACTTCTGGCGCGGCGAACCGGCGACCCTCGGTGAGTTCGCCTCCCGCATCACGGGCTCGGCGGACCTGTACGAGACCTCGGGTCGCCGCCCCGTGGCATCGATCAACTTCGTCACCGCGCACGACGGGTTCACGATGGCCGACCTCGTCTCGTACAACGAGAAGCACAACGAGGCGAACGGCGAGGGGAACAACGACGGGGAGTCGCACAACCGCTCCTACAACCTCGGGGTGGAGGGACCGACCGACGATCCGCGCATCGTCGAACTGCGCGCCCGTCAGCAGCGCAACTTCCTCACGACGCTGATGATCTCGCAAGGTGTGCCGATGATCCTGCACGGCGACGAGCTCGGACGCACCCAGCACGGCAACAACAACAGCTACGCGCAGGACTCCGAGATCAGCTGGGTGCACTGGGACGAGGCCGACACGCCGCTCATCGAGTTCACCTCGGCGCTCGTCGCTCTGCGCGAACGCCACCCCACCTTCCGCCGCCGCAGCTTCTTCCACGGACGCCCGGTGCGCCGGCGCGTCGGCGAACCGCTGCCCGACATCGTGTGGCTCAACACCGACGGCACGCCGATGGAGGAGGAGGACTGGGACACCAGCTACGCCCGCAGCTTCGGGATGTACCTGAACGGCGACGGCATCCGCGGTCGCGGTGAGCGCGGCGAGCGGATCGTCGACTCGAGCTTCCTCGTCTACTTCAACGCCCACGATGACGTCGTCGAGGCGGCCCTGCCGCAGGACGAGTACGCCCGGGCGTGGGAGATCGTCGTCGACACGGCCGCGAAGGCCGACCCCACCGAGCGTCCCGCCGGGTCTGCGCTCGAGCTGCAGGCGAAGTCCACGGTCGTGCTGCGCGCCTACCGCCCGCCGGCCCCGGAGCCCGACCCGTCTCCCGCCGCGTCGGCCGCGCTGATCCTCGGCCGGATCCCGCAGAGCAACGAACCCATCCCGTCGAAGGAGAGCCGATGA
- a CDS encoding ECF transporter S component has protein sequence MTTAVPTASGTRSRYSWRVVDIVVASVIGVASGVVFWAWGIFWNVGSIPLAFLPGLSALLAGGWLFAGVLGGLVIRKPGAALYTEVIAALVSMVIGTQWAWLTLLSGVVQGIAIEIVFAILAYRAWRMWTAVLAGMGGAVGLVITDLTVWYPATDAVFKTVYALSALVSGALLAGLLSWFAMRGLARSGALARFAAGREVSA, from the coding sequence ATGACCACCGCAGTCCCCACCGCATCCGGTACCCGATCGCGCTACTCCTGGCGTGTCGTCGACATCGTCGTCGCGAGCGTGATCGGCGTCGCGAGCGGAGTCGTTTTCTGGGCGTGGGGCATCTTCTGGAACGTCGGGAGCATCCCGCTGGCGTTCCTGCCCGGACTGTCGGCCCTCCTCGCCGGGGGATGGCTGTTCGCCGGGGTGCTCGGCGGACTCGTCATCCGCAAGCCCGGCGCCGCCCTCTACACCGAGGTGATCGCCGCCCTCGTCTCCATGGTGATCGGCACCCAGTGGGCGTGGCTGACGCTCCTCTCCGGCGTCGTGCAGGGGATCGCTATCGAGATCGTGTTCGCGATCCTCGCCTACCGCGCATGGCGGATGTGGACGGCGGTGCTCGCCGGGATGGGCGGCGCCGTCGGCCTCGTCATCACCGACCTGACCGTGTGGTACCCCGCGACGGACGCGGTCTTCAAGACGGTGTACGCGCTCTCGGCGCTCGTCTCGGGCGCGCTGCTCGCCGGTCTGCTGAGCTGGTTCGCGATGCGTGGACTCGCCCGCAGCGGAGCGCTCGCGCGCTTCGCCGCCGGGCGCGAGGTCTCGGCCTAG
- a CDS encoding glutamate--tRNA ligase codes for MTTLDRQVVDSLFPDDLPEVEHWESLYPPRELPEGAAVTRFAPSPTGFVHIGGIYTAMIAQDVALRSGGRFFVRVEDTDKAREVADSAVQFARAFEYFGVHPDESDPDGAYGPYLQSSRERIYHSYVRQLLREGKAFLCFATTEQLAAITEEQRALKAQPGYYGRWAPWRDASQAEVEQQLAAGAPFVVRFRAPEFTGARSSFTDLIRGRIDQDDNRNNFVLLKRSDSSPWLPTYHLAHVVDDHLMRVSPVIRGEEWMSSVPVHHQLFDALGFDRIPYAHIAPLLKQEGSSKRKLSKRKDPEASVDFYIEAGYPRDAVLYYLRGLVNGRLAELPIADALAAPIRLDEAGVTGALVDTAKLDNIAKDVIGDLTADEVLDAVSGWATAFDRELAEVIAADREYARRVFDVERSGSENVRKDLARWSDARAAYGFLFPALFTPVTDPADERLGKIEPATAVAVARDFVESYRDDADRDVWFAQIRELAVRHGYAPGPAELKAEPERYKGPLRIVANVVRVLLTGASRSPDLWEVARVLGADEVRRRASALGA; via the coding sequence GTGACCACGCTCGACCGCCAGGTCGTCGACTCGCTGTTCCCCGACGACCTGCCCGAGGTGGAGCACTGGGAGTCCCTGTACCCGCCGCGGGAACTGCCCGAGGGTGCCGCCGTGACCCGCTTCGCCCCCAGTCCGACCGGCTTCGTGCACATCGGCGGCATCTACACGGCGATGATCGCGCAGGATGTGGCGCTGCGATCCGGCGGACGCTTCTTCGTGCGGGTGGAGGACACCGACAAGGCCCGTGAGGTCGCCGACTCCGCCGTGCAGTTCGCGCGCGCGTTCGAGTACTTCGGTGTGCACCCCGACGAGAGCGATCCCGACGGAGCGTACGGTCCGTACCTGCAGTCCTCGCGGGAGCGGATCTACCACAGCTACGTGCGGCAGCTGCTGCGCGAGGGCAAGGCGTTCCTCTGCTTCGCGACGACGGAGCAGCTCGCGGCGATCACCGAGGAGCAGCGCGCGCTCAAGGCCCAGCCCGGCTACTACGGCCGCTGGGCGCCGTGGCGCGACGCGAGCCAGGCCGAGGTCGAACAACAGCTCGCCGCCGGCGCCCCGTTCGTCGTGCGTTTCCGCGCGCCCGAGTTCACCGGCGCCCGTTCATCGTTCACCGACCTCATCCGCGGCCGCATCGACCAGGACGACAACCGCAACAACTTCGTGCTGCTCAAGCGCTCCGATTCGAGCCCCTGGCTGCCGACCTACCACCTCGCGCACGTCGTCGACGACCACCTGATGCGGGTGAGCCCGGTGATCCGCGGCGAGGAGTGGATGTCGTCGGTGCCGGTGCACCACCAGTTGTTCGACGCCCTCGGCTTCGACCGCATCCCCTACGCGCACATCGCCCCGCTGCTGAAGCAGGAGGGCTCGAGCAAGCGCAAACTCTCGAAGCGTAAAGACCCCGAGGCCTCGGTCGACTTCTACATCGAGGCGGGTTATCCACGGGATGCCGTGCTCTACTACCTGCGCGGGCTCGTCAACGGCCGTCTCGCGGAGCTGCCCATCGCCGACGCGCTCGCCGCCCCCATCCGTCTCGACGAGGCGGGGGTCACCGGAGCGCTCGTCGACACGGCCAAGCTCGACAACATCGCCAAGGACGTGATCGGCGACCTCACCGCCGACGAGGTGCTCGACGCCGTCTCCGGATGGGCGACCGCATTCGACCGGGAGCTCGCCGAGGTCATCGCGGCCGACCGCGAGTACGCCCGTCGCGTCTTCGACGTCGAGCGCAGCGGCAGCGAGAACGTGCGGAAGGACCTCGCGCGCTGGTCGGACGCGCGCGCGGCCTACGGCTTCCTCTTCCCCGCGCTCTTCACCCCCGTCACCGATCCGGCCGACGAGCGGCTCGGCAAGATCGAGCCCGCAACGGCCGTCGCGGTGGCGCGCGACTTCGTCGAGTCGTACCGCGACGACGCGGACCGCGACGTCTGGTTCGCTCAAATCCGCGAGCTCGCGGTGCGGCACGGGTACGCGCCCGGTCCGGCCGAGCTCAAGGCCGAACCGGAGCGGTACAAGGGCCCGCTCCGGATCGTCGCGAACGTCGTGCGCGTGCTGCTGACCGGCGCGTCGCGCAGCCCCGACCTGTGGGAGGTCGCTCGCGTGCTCGGGGCCGACGAGGTGCGGCGACGCGCCTCGGCGCTCGGGGCCTGA
- a CDS encoding LLM class F420-dependent oxidoreductase yields the protein MEICIFTEPQQGASYETILAHAQATERLGFTGWFRSDHYLVMGDHDGLPGPTDAWTTLAGLARETSRIRLGTLVSSATYRVPGILAIQVAQVDQMSGGRAELGLGTGWYAREHAAYGIPFPEKRFDLLEEQLAIVTGLWSTPEGATFSFDGAHYSLTDAPALPKPVQSRIPVVVGGGGPKRTPALAAQFATEYNIGFTDESTIAEKFAVVRRACEDHDRDPADLRYSVALPTVVGATRDEYERRARAIGEDPEGFAVVNVAGSPAEAVDKLGRLRELGADRVYLQTMDMTDLEHLELLGAEVLAQLG from the coding sequence GTGGAAATCTGCATCTTCACCGAACCCCAGCAGGGCGCCTCCTACGAGACGATCCTGGCCCACGCCCAGGCGACCGAGCGGCTCGGGTTCACCGGCTGGTTCCGCAGCGACCACTACCTCGTGATGGGCGACCACGACGGGCTGCCCGGCCCGACCGACGCCTGGACCACGCTCGCCGGCCTCGCCCGCGAGACCTCGCGCATCCGCCTCGGCACCCTCGTGTCGTCGGCGACCTACCGGGTGCCCGGCATCCTCGCGATCCAGGTCGCGCAGGTCGACCAGATGTCCGGTGGACGGGCCGAGCTGGGTCTCGGCACCGGCTGGTACGCACGGGAGCACGCCGCGTACGGCATCCCGTTCCCCGAGAAGCGCTTCGACCTGCTCGAGGAGCAGCTCGCGATCGTCACCGGCCTGTGGTCGACCCCCGAGGGCGCGACGTTCTCGTTCGACGGCGCGCACTACTCGCTCACCGACGCCCCCGCCCTGCCGAAGCCCGTGCAGTCGCGCATCCCGGTCGTCGTCGGCGGCGGCGGCCCCAAGCGCACGCCCGCCCTGGCCGCGCAGTTCGCGACCGAGTACAACATCGGCTTCACCGACGAGTCGACCATCGCCGAGAAGTTCGCCGTCGTGCGCCGGGCGTGCGAAGACCACGACCGCGATCCCGCGGACCTGCGCTACTCCGTCGCGCTGCCCACCGTGGTCGGTGCGACTCGCGACGAGTACGAGCGCCGCGCACGGGCGATCGGCGAGGACCCGGAGGGTTTCGCCGTGGTCAACGTCGCCGGGAGTCCCGCCGAGGCGGTCGACAAGCTCGGCCGTCTGCGCGAGCTCGGTGCCGACCGGGTCTACCTGCAGACCATGGACATGACCGACCTCGAGCACCTCGAACTGCTCGGCGCCGAGGTGCTCGCGCAACTCGGGTAG